The following is a genomic window from Dermatophilaceae bacterium Soc4.6.
TCGCCTTGAGACGCGTCGACTGGGCCAGCGCCGGAGTCGAGGACGTCTCACGGTTCGTGTCGTGGCTGCGGGCACCGGCCGCGAACGTCATCGTGCTGGATGCTGCAACGGCCCGCCGCAGCGAGGCCACCGTCAACCGTCACCTGGCGGGCGTGTTCGGCTTCTATGACTTCCACGCCCGCACGGGTGTGGCCCTGGCTGAGTCGTTGGTCGCGTGGCGCCGTGTACCGAGGGGGTCGTTCAAGCCGTTCCTGCACCATGTCACCAAGGGACGCCCGATCGCGACCAGACCCGTCAAGCTCAAGGCACCGAGGCGGCTGCCGTCCACGCTGAGCGTTGAGGAGGTCGCGGTGATCCTCGGCGCCTGCACGCGGCTGCGAGACAGGTTCCTGCTCGCGCTGCTGGCCGAGACCGGGATCAGGGTGGGTCAAGCGCTCGGGCTGCGCCACAGCGATCTGATCTCTCGTCGGTGCGAGCTGCGGATCGTGCCGCGTGACGACAACGCCAACGGCGCCCGCGCCAAGACCAAAACCGTTGCCGTGCTGCCCGTTTCAGCGCCGCTGGTGCGCCTGTACAGCGAGTACATGCACACCGAATACGGCGACCTGGACAGCGACTACGTCTTCGTCAACCTGTTCGCGGCACCGGTCGGGCGACCCCTGCGGTACGACGCGGTCGCGAAGCTCGTGGCCCGCCTGCGGGCCGGGACCGGGATCGAGTTCAGCCCCCACATGCTGCGCCATACCCGGGCGACGGAGCTGATCCGGGCCGGTGTCCCGATCGAGATCGTCTCGAACATGCTGACCCACCGCTCGGTCGTGACCACGAGCGAAACGTACGTCCATCTCGGTGTCGAGGACGTGCGGGCCGAGCTCGTCCGCGCGGGATTCTGGGTCGAGCGGCCAGCCACTCGCCCGGTCCTGCAGGCGGACCCGTCATGACCATCGCGCTGCACGCCAACCGGGCTGGCGCGCTGAGCCTGCTGGACAAGCTGGGAGCGGCTGTCCGACCGGAGTTCGCGGTCGACCTGATCCACATCGATCCCACCCACCCCGTCTTCGCGCGCGGGCAGTGCCGCGTCACCGACTGCGAACGCGGCGCCTGGACCAAGTTGCTGTGCAACAGCCACTACGGACGGTGGGTCCACGAGGGCCGCCACGACCTGGACCTGTTCGCGGCCACGACCGGCCCGGTGGTCGGCGGTCACAGCGACCGGATCGACGCGTTCGATCTTCGCGGGTTGCCGTTGCAGCTGCGGTTGGAGGTGGCCTACTCCATTCAGATCCGCCACGATCATCGAACGATCCGCCTCGTCCCGATGATGATCAACCGCCTCGTGAGGCTGGTCAGTACCGCCAGGGTCGACTCGCTGCTGGACCACGGGCTGGAGCGCTGGACCTTGCTGGCCCTCGAGCACGGCCTGACCGACACCGGTGGCCGGGCGATGGGCCAGCTGCGTTTCGCGTGGCGGCAGGTGCTCGACCTGGACGAGGGCATCGACGCCGAGGCCGAGTTCGCTCGAGACACCTGGCGGGCAGCCGCACTCGGGGCGCGACCGTCGCCGAAGAAGGTCCCACCCATTCGGTTCGACCACATCCCACAACCGTGGCTGCGTGAGGCGATCAAGCGAGCCTGCCGCTACCGGCTCGGCGCCGGTAAAGCGTTCGGATCGGTCAGCATCGACGAGCGTGCCCTGCGCTGGTTCGCCGGGTTCCTGCATCACCATCACCCGGACGTCGATGATGCCAGCGGGATCAGCCGGCAGGTCCTGGAGCACTACCTGTCCTGGCTCACCGCGGCGCCGCAGTTGTCGGGCAACACGACGAACACCTACCTGGTCATCCTGCGCAGCTTCCTGCAGGCCTGCCACCGCCACGACTGGATGCCCGGCCTCTCCGGTCACGCCGCGCTGTACCTGGACGAGCTGCCACCGCGGCCGCGTCCCCTGCCACGGTTCATCCCCGAGTTCGTGATGGCCCAGCTCGAGGACCCCAACAACCTCGCCCTGCTCCCCGACGAGACCACCCGACACCTGCTGATCCTCATCCAGGAGACCGGCCTACGCGCCAATGACGCCTGCCTGCTCGAGTACAACCCCGTCATCGTCGACAGCGCCGGCTGGCCCTGCCTGAAGTACGTCAACCACAAGATGTCCACCGAGCAGCTCGTCCCGCTGTCGCAGCGGGCCGCCGACGCCGTCCGCGCCCAACAACTGCACCTGAGCAGCCGCTGGCCAGCCGGATGCCCGAAGCTGTTTCCCTCGCCTCACGCCAATCCCGATGGGGCCCAACCATTCTCCTACGCCACCCTGCGCCAGCGCCTAGCCGACTGGCAGGAGAAGATCAGTCTCCACGACGAAGCCGGCCAGGCCGTGTCCGTCACCGCGCACCAGTACCGTCACACCCTCGGGACCCGGTTGATCAACGCCGGTGTGCCGCAGCACGTCGTTCAGAAGATGCTCGGCCACGCCTCACCCCAGATGACCGCCCGGTACGCCACGATCCACGACGCCACCGTCCGCGCGGCCTTCGACGACTACCAGCAGCGGCGCGTGGACATCCACGGTGACCGCCTCCCGTTCGACCCCCACGGTCCCAGCGCCGACGCCGAGTGGATCAAGCACAACCTCGCCCGGGTGCAGGCCAGCCTGCCGAACGGCTACTGCGGACGACCACCGCAGCAGGACTGCCCACACCCCAACGCCTGCCTGACCTGCCCGGACTTCCAAACCACCACGACGTTCCTGCCGATCCACCGGCGCCAACACGACGACACCCTCGAACTGATCGACCTGGCCGAGCACCGCGGCAACCACCGGCTGGCCGACAACCACCGCAAGGTCGCCGACAACCTCACGAGGATCATCTCCGCGCTGGAAACCCTCGAGACCCTCGGGATCCATGACGCCCCAGCCGGACAGGACACCCCCGATGCGCGCTGACAACACCACAGCCCTCACTGCCGCGAGCCGGCACCGAGCCGAATCGGCTCGGGAGCGGGCCCGCGCGGCCATCCATACCCTCGACCACGCTGGCACCCCCATCACCTACGCCGCCGTCGCTCACACCGCCGGCGTCTCGCGGACCCTGCTCTATCGCGATCCCCAGCTCCGCGAGCAAATCAACCGGCTTCGAGCTCCCGCCACCCGCAGCCCCCGTCAACCCGCAGCCCAACGGATGAGCCAAGCCTCCCGCGACGAACAGCTGACCACCCTCCGCCAGGAACTCCACACCCTGCGAGCAGAGAACCACGCGCTCCGCCTGCAACTCGCCACCCGCATCGGGCAGGACCGCACCGCCGGCCGCGACGCCCCCGTCAGCGACATGTAGCCGACGCAGACATGCAGGTCACCGGCCACATCCGACCAAGTGCTCCAGATAACGTTCAACTCCCTCTTCAAGGCCGAGTTGATCCGGAACAAGGGGCCCTGGGCCGGGATCGACGACCTCGAGATCGCGACCGCCGAGTACGCCGACTGGTTCAACCGCCGCCGCCTCCACGGAGAGATCGGCACCATCCCACCCACCGAGTACAAGATCAACTATTACGCTCAGAACACCGCGACGAGAACTGTTGAGGCGTCGGTTACGAGCCTCCGCTAGACCCGGTACGAGACAGATCTCGAGCAAGGGTGCTGGCGGGCTGGACGAGGGTTCTCCCACCCGTCATGACGAACCCCGTCCCGCGTGGTCACTGGCCGGTGAGAGCACGGGCCGGGAGTCGTCCGTTCGCAACGAATGGAGGAACCCTCGTGTCCATCGACACTACCGACCTCAGCAGCGACCCTGTCGCTGATCGGGTCGTGCGCGTGCAAGCCGGGATCGACGCCGCCGTGGTCGCCAACCACCAGGTCACGATCCGCGAGACCACCCGCACCCAGGCCACCGTCGCCGTCTTCGTACCCCCCAGCCACCCGGATGCGTACCCCCTTCCGTAGGTCAGACGGGGGTACGTATCCGGGGACGTCCGATCGAGACCGTCTCGCCGTCACCCAACGGCGGAAGGAACTCGACATGAGCGTGGCACAGTATTTGGGCTTGACGGACCCCGACATCGGCGACCTGGCCGTGGCAAGGCAGCGGTGGACCCATTGGCGTTCGAGGTACGAGGCGCTGCACGTGGTGGATGACTTGGCGGAGTTGCCCGCTTGGCTCAGTGATGCCGACTGCGCCTCAGCAGATCGTGTATTGCTCGCAATGGCGCAGCTCTCGGCTCCTGACGGCGGCGATGACGTGGTCGCGACCAGCGCGCTGGCCTGGCTGCTCGTGCCGGGGGCGAGCATGCTGGCGCATCGCCTGGGGGGGCTGAGCGCTCGCGTGGACGAGCTGGTGGCCGCCCAGCTGTGGATGGAAGCCAGGACGTTTCCGTGGCGGCGGGGGTGGAAGGTCGCCGCGAACGTCCTGATGAACACCCGCAAGGGCGTGTTGCGTGACCTCGGGATCGGTGTCCTGGCCGACCAGACCTGGGCCCACACTGTCCCCCTAGAACCCACCGCCGACCTTCTACTCGAGGCCGTCTTCTGTCTCACCCAGGACGACCCGGATGCGTGCACCCCGGAGCAGGAGCTGCAGGACCTCCTCACCGGTGCCATGGCCAAGCGCGTCGTGAACCCTTCCGACGTAGAGCTCCTCCTCGCCCTGGCCTCGGCCGCCGACCAGTGCGCACTCTCCCGCTCGACCCGCGGTCACGGGGGGCTCATGTCGCTCGAGGCGTCTGACGCCGTCGCCAGTGCGCGAGGCGTCTGTGGCCGGACGGTACGGCGTCATGCTGCCCGCTCGGTCCGTGATCTGCGTGTCCACTTGCGTGTCCCCGCCGAGTGTCTCGCCGGCTGATGGTGTCCACCGAGCCGCCGATCGCGGCATTAGTTCGGGAGGTGATGACCGTGACGAACCCGACTGGACTCCGGACCCTGCTCATCAGGGCCCTCATCAATGCCGGCGACGGCGCCACGCGCAACGTCCCCAACGGGCGCGCCGCACGGCGAGACCAGCGATGACGGCCACCCCGAGTCTCGGCACGACCCGGGAGAGTGTCGTGACCGTCCACGAGCTGAAGCGGGCGTGGCTCGCTCTGGAGCGGGGGCAGTTCCGGCAGCCCGGCGTCGGTGGATCCCGGACGGTGACGATCCACCCGGCTCAGCAGTCGAGAGCCCCAGGTGCGGACGTCGCATGGCAGGCCGTGGAGCCCGTGCTGCCCGTCGTCGGCTGCGCCGGCTCGGTCGGGGCGTCCACCCTGGCCCTGGCCCTCGCCACCGCGGCGAGCAGTCCGGACGCCGGGATCGCGCGGACTCGGGTCGTCGAGTGCTGCTCCGTGACCGCGTCCGGGCTGGCGGCGGCCACGACGGCCGAGCTCGGCCCGCACCCGGCCGGCTGGGTCCAAGGCACCCGCGGTGAGGTCCTCCTGGAGCGGGTCGTTGACGCGGTTCGAGCCCCAGACGAGGTCCCTCGTCCGAGTATCGACGCTCCGTACCCCGTGTCATTGACCGTCCTCGACGTCGGCTGGGAGTTGGGACTGCTTCTCGGAAGCGCCGGCTGGCTGAGCGACCAGGTGCGGCGGGCGCCCCATGTCGTGGCCGTGGCGCGCGCGACGGTCCCCGGGCTGCGTCGACTCGAGGGCGTCTTGGCGATGCTGGCCGGGACCTCGGTCACGGCCGCCGTCCTTGGGCCTCGCCCGCCCATCGGACATCTTCGAGGGGGTCGAGGGTTGCGTGGCATCGAGTCGAGCATGGGCGCGCGGACTCGCGAGCTCGACCGGGACGGCCGGGTTCAGCGCATCCTGCTCGATCCTCGCCTGGCGCATCGAGGCCTGGACTCGCAACCGCTGCCCGCCCCGCTCCTGAGTGCCGCGCAGCGGCTCCTGGCCGCCGCGACCGCGGCACCGTACCCATCCGCCCCATCCGCCCCATCCGCGCAGACGAAGGGACGCCCCGAATGACGCTCCTCACCCGCACCACGACCGCCTTGGCACAGGTTTGTCCGGTCGCTCCACCGGGCGCGCAGGTGTACGCCGACCAGCTCATGGGCTACGTCCTGTGGGGTGTGATCATCCTGTTCGTCCTGGGTGTCGTCGTCAGCATCGGTGCCATCGTCGCCGGCCGGATCTTCGGGATGCCGCACGCGTCGAAAGCCGGGATCGTCGGCGTCGCGGTCATCTTCCTCGCCGTGATCGCCTACCTGGTCCTGCCGGGGATCGTGCACACCATGACCGGCAGCGGGTGCATCTGATGCGCGCGACCCGATTGACCAGCACCGCCCCGGGTGCCGCTGGTGGGGTCTGGGGGAGGGCCAAGCTGAGGGCCATCCTCGCCGCCGGGATCGCGGGCGCGGTGGCACTCGTCACCGGCCTGGGGCTCGCCGTGTTCTACGGGCTGAGGACGGACGGTGGCTCCAGTAGCTCCGTCCACGACGTGGCCTCGTCTGCGTCGCCGGCCGCCTCATCCCCGGTCACCGGTGCGGCTGTCGCTGGGTCTGGTCGTTCCATGCGTGACGTGGTCGCCGCCCGGCCCATGATGTCGGTGACTGCGCAGGATGCCCGCCGCGGGGTCCCGGCTGCGGTGGCCGGTCCCGTCATCCACGTCCCGGCGGCCACCGTTCCCGGGGCAGCCGGGGTACCCACCGGGTTCCCCCACACCCCGCAGGGGGCGGTGGGCCAGCTCGCCGCGATCGAGACGACCGTCCTGCGGGGCATGTCCATCGGGCAGACGACCACGGTCTACCAGCGGTGGGCGTTGCCGGGAGGCGTCGGCGCGGCCAAGTGGGCAATGACGAGCAACGTCCAGAGCTTCCTCGGCAGCGCCGGCCAGGGGCAGACCAAGGACCTGGCCGTCGTCGTGACCACCGTCCCCGTCGCCGCCCAGGTCAAGGGCAGCGACGGACCCGACTGGGTCCTCGCCTGCGTCCTGCTCGACATCCGCGCCACCGTCACGACCGAGGCGCGGATGGCCTTCGGCTACTGCGAACGCATGCAGTGGACCCCCGACACGGGTGGTCCCGCCGACCCGGGCGCGCAAGCCGGGACCAGCACGCATGGCCGGTGGATGATCGCGCCGGGCACTCCCGCTGCACCCGCCCCCTCCACCTGGCCCGGGACCGAGCTGTCGTTCGCGGCAGGCTGGCGCACCTGGGTCACCGAGGCCCCGTCGCCGACCCCGCCCACCTCGGCCCCAGGCGACCCCGTACGAGTGCGGGGATCGGCGTGAACTTCCTCAACCCCTTCACCTATCTCGGCTCCGCCGCCGGCAAGATCGTCGCCGACGGGTGGACCGCCGCCATGCTCGGCCTGTGGAACGCCGGGCTGTGGCTCCTGAAGCTGGTCCTGACGCTCGTCGACTCCTTCACCACCCCTGACCTGCGCGCCGACGGGCCGGCCGCGGCTGTATACCAGGTGACGTTCTGGATCGCTGGGGCGCTGATGCTGCTGTTGACGATGGTCCAGCTCGGGGTCGCGGCCGTCCGCCGGGACGGGCGCTCGATCGCTCGGGTCCTGGCCGGGGTGGGGCAGTTCGTCATGGTGTGGGTCGGCTGGATCGCCCTGGCCGTCACTGTGGTCGCGGCTTGTGGGGGGCTGACTCGGGCGCTGATGTCGACGCTGCTGCACATCGACCGGTGGGCCCAGTTCGACCCGCTCGGGACCCCGATCGCCACCCAGGACCTGACAGACGGCACCGTCGCCACTGTCCTGGGGTTCCTGGGGATCTTCATGGTGCTGGCCGCGATCGGGCACCTGCTGGTAATGCTGACCCGGGCTGGGGCGCTGATGGTGCTGGCCGCGACCACCCCGATCTCGGCCGGGGGGCTGGTCAGCAACGCCGGGCAGAGCTGGTTCTGGAAGAGCCTGCGCTGGTTCATCGCCGCCGCGTTCACGCCGGTGCTGATGATCCTGGTCCTCGGCATTGGCGTGAAGATGACTTCCGGCGTCGCCACCGGCATGACCGACACGCTCCAGCAGGCGATCGGGACCGCCGTGCCGGGAGTCGTCCTGATCTGCATCGGCTGCTTCAGCCCCCTGGCACTGTTCAAGCTCCTCGCGTTCGTCGACCCCGGCACCAGCTCCGGCTCCTCCCTGCGTGCCGGCCTCGCCGCCCAAGGCGGCCTCAGCGGCCTTGTCACCGGGGACAAGGGCGGCGGCGAGACGCAGGGCGACGGGCAGGAGACGACGACCGCCGCGTCCGAGACCGACCAGTACGGACGCTCCCAAGGGGAGAGCGCCGGCGCGGACGCCACCAGCTCCCGCCTGACCCACGCCGCAGGGGGTCTGACGAGCACGGCCGGGGGAGCGTGGGGCCAGCTCGCCAGCGCCAGCATCGGGGCCCTCGCCACCGTCGGAGCCCGCGCAGCCGCGGTCGGCGCCGACCTGACCAACCAGATGGGCGTCGGCCACAACACCTACGTCCCCGACTTCACCTCCACCCGAGGATCCACGGCCGGCCCCCACGGCCAGCCCTCCGACGGTGGCAACGAGGACGACAACCCCGAGATCAACGGCTCCGGACCCCACGACCCTGCACCCGGCCAGGACCCCAGCTCGCCGAACCCCGGGGGTGCGCCCTCCCCTCCGGTGCCGCAACTCTTCAGCGCTGCTGCCGCGCCGAGCGGAGGAGCCGGCCCCAGCAACCGCTCGAGCGGGGGAGCCGGTGGCTCCAGCCCGGGCGGCGGTGGTGCCGGCGCCGGCGAAGCGACCGGTGCTGCGGGCGCCGTGCCGGTGGTCCCCGTCTAAACCCCCGCCGCACCCCATCCCGTTCTGAGCGAAGGAGAAGTGATCGTGGGCGTCATCTACAGCGACTACAGCCGGGCCCGGATCGGGTGGTTCTTCGGCCTGTCCGGGTGGCAGCTGGGCGTCGTCGCCCTGGGCACCCTGCCGGTGTTCTGGTGCATCCAAGCCGGGTCCTGGGCCGCAGCCGGACTCTTCCTGCTGCTCTGGGCCGTCGTCACCGCGGTCACCGTCACCCCCGTCCGGGGTCGGTCCGCGACCGGGTGGATCGCCGCGTCCCTGGCCTTCGCCCTCGGTGGCCTGACCGGGTGGACCCGGTTCCGGTCCGCCGCCTCGCACGGCCGCGCCGACACCCTCGACGCGGCCGACCTGCCCGGGGTGTTGGCCGCGGTCCAGATCCACGACGGCCCCCCGATGCTGCGCGGCGGGGCCTCGTTTTCCCGGATCGCGATCATCCAGAACCACGCCACCCGGACCTGGGCTGTGACCGCGGCCGTGGTCCACCCCGGCATCGGGCTGCGCGAGCCCGAGGACCGCGACCGGTACGGCCGCGGACTGGCCGAGCTGCTCGACCTTGCCTCCCAGACCGAGCTCGTCGACGAGATCATCCTGCTGGTGCGTACCGTCCCCGAGGACGGCGCTGAACGCGACCAGTGGCTCACCCGCCACCGCCGTCCCCTCGAGCACCCGCCGCGCGAGTCGCACGGGCCGCGAGGGCTGCAAGGGGAACGGGTAGCGCAGAACGCCTCTGCTGCAGGACTGGTCGGGGTGCGGGTGATCAACGACGAGCTCCAGCAGTGCCTGACCCGGGCCAGCGTCCGCACCGAGTCGTTCGTCACGGTCGTCATCCCCGAAGGCCGCCTCGCCAAGTCCGCGAGGGAGTCCGGCGGCGGGCTGGAGGGCCGGGCTCGCGTCATCTACGGGGTCCTGGCCGAGATCGAGGCCCAGCTGCGCGGTGGGCTCGGGATGACCGCCGTGACCTGGCTGACCAGCCCCGAGCTCGCCCTGGCTTGCCGGACCGGGTTCGCCCCCGGAGACCGCGCCGGCATCATCGACGCCCTCGCCGCCCTCGCCGCCCGCACCACCCAGCACGACCAGCCGGCCGGCGCAGCTAGTGGACACGTGGACGCGCCGGTCTACGCGGATGTCCCGTGGGCGCTGGCCGGGCCGTCCGGGGCCGACCCCGCGGTCCGGCACTACAGCCACGACGCGTGGAACAGTGTGAGCGCGACCGTGAAGCTGCCGGTCAAGGGCGCCGCGATGGGCGCGCTGCTGCCGGTCCTGACCCCCGCCGACCCGGGCGAGCGACGCAGCCTGATGGTCGCCTACCCGATCCTGTCCTCGACTGCGGCCGGCCGGCAGTCCGCGACCAGCGAGTGGGCCGCCGACATCGGCGAGGAGCTGCGGACCAAGGCCAAGATGAAGCAGACCGCAAAGGCCCGGGACGAGGCCGACAAGGTCCGCCGCCTCGACGGGAAGCTCGCCAGCGGCAACGCGATGACCCGCCCGTATGCCGTGTGCACCGTCACTGTCCCCAAGACCGCCCGCGCCTCCGAGTTCGGCCGCCGCCTCGACGCCTCCATCCGCCGGGCCGGGTTCGCCCCCCTGCGACTCGACCTCGCCCAGGACGTCGCGTTCGCCGCGTCCACCGTCCCGCTCGGGATCAGCCTCACCCGGACCAAGGACTGACCCCGTGAACCACACCTGGAACCCCATACGGGGACCTCGCGGTGGCCACCACCGCGGCCACCTCGGCACGGACGCCGGCCGCGGCGTCGCCCGTCTCCTTGCCGACTTCGGCCATGACCTGCCCTCGATGCCGGCCAGCGGCGCGGCCCCGAAGGAGACTCGCCTCTTCCGCTCCGACTCCGGCTCTTTCCTCGGGCAGGGTCCCCGTCGCGCAGGTCGGGGGTGGGCGCCGGCGTCAGCGCCGGTGTCGACCTGGCGGATGACGTCCGACCAGGCCCCGGTGTTGTGGCCGTTCATCGCGGCCCCGGGGCTGCCGCCGACCGGCGCGCAGATGGGGGTCGACCTGCTCTCCGGTGGCTGCTTCTACGCGGACCCGCTGGGCTGGGTGTTGTCCGACGACGTGCCGGTCACCAACCCCAACATCTTCTCCTTCGGCAAACCCGGCCGCGGCAAGTCCGCCACGACCAAGGCGTTCTGCCTGCGGATGACCGACTTCGGCTACCGCATCCTCGTCCTGGGCGACCCGAAGGACGAGTATGAAGGCCTGTGCCGGTTCTTCGGGGTCGAGCCCGTCGCCATCGGCCACGGCCTGCCGACGAGGATCAACCCCCTCGCGTTCGGGCCCCTGCTTCAGGGCTGGGACGACCTGAGCCCCGCGCAGGCGCAAGGTCGTGCTGCTGTCGTCTTCGGACGCTGGCTGACCCTGATCCGCGGGCTGGTCGGCAGCCAACGGATCGGGGAGCACCGGGTCCCGTTCGGCCCGACCGACGAGGTCGTCACCAAAGCCGCCCTGGCCCACCTGACCGGGTACGCCGCCGGGCACACCACGATGCGGGAGACCACGATCCCGCAGCTGTGGCACCTGCTCGACACCCCGACCCCCGAGCTGATCGCGCAGTGCCGGTACGCCAACGAACGGCACTTCCTCGACTCCACCCGGCTCCTGCGGGACGCCCTGTCCCAGCTCGTCGGCGGGGCGCTGGCCGGGCTGTTCGACGACCACACCACCATCGACGTCGACTGGGCTGCGCCCATCCAGTCCCTGAGCCTGTCCCGGCTCGAAGCCCTAGGTGACGACGCCGTCGGGATCGCCTTGACCTGTCTGAACTCCTGGGGTCGCGGGATGCGGGAGATGGCCCCACCTGGGGACCTACGGGTGGTGGTTCGGGACGAGTCGTGGAAGCAGTTGCGGCTTGGGCCCGAAGCGTTGAAGTCGTTCGACGCCGACCTGCGCCTGTCCCGACGCGACGGTGACATCCAGTTCGCCGTCGCGCACAAACCCTCCGACTTGCTCTCCGCCGGCGACGCCGGCTCCCAAGCTGTGGCCATCGCCAAGGACCTGCTGCACCTGGCCGACATCACCATCCTGCACGGGCAAGACGTCGGGGTCGCCCGCGAGCTCGAGAGCCTTCTCGGCCTGCGGCCTATGGCCCGCGACCTCGTCACCGGCTGGGCCATGCAGGGCAAGGGCCGCGCCCTGTGGTGCGTCGGCGAGCAGCACTACAAGGTCCAGACCATCCTGCACCCCATCGAGCGCGAGCTCACCTTCACCAACCAGGCCATCACCAGTGCCGCCTGACCACCCCGACGCCCCACGCCCCGGCCTCGACGTGGGCCCGGCGTCCCCGACGGGACCACGGCCGTGAAGAAGATCGCACTGATCGTCGCTCCTGTCCTGGTGCTCCTGTTCGGCATTCCCCTGGGCGTGGCCCTGATCGTGGTCGCCCTCACCGGCCCCGCCGCAGGCGAAGAGCTCCGCACCATCGCCTGTGCGGATGCGACCCCCGCCACCGGCCCAAACGCAACACCGACGCTTCCAATCGACCTGTCGACGCCCACTGCGACCCCGACGCCGAATGTCTCCTCGCCGGTGCTTGATCCGGTGAGCCGGGCAGTGGGGGAGGGTGGCATCGGGTTCCCGCTCCCTGCCCCTGGAGTGCCCCGGCAGAACTCCCTGCGCAACCCGCCACTGCCGATCCCGCCGGCGATCAAGAACGTCTACGAGGCCGCCGCTGCCCGGTACCTGATCCCGTGGACGTTGCTGGCCGGGATCGGGATGGAGGAGACCGGGCACGGCCGGACCACCGCCACCGGTCCCGCCGGCGCGCAGGGGCTGATGCAGTTCATGCCCGCGACGTGGGCCGTCATGGGCGTCGACGGCAACGGCGACGGCCGCGCCGACATCACCAACCCCGCCGACAGCGCCATGTCAGCCGCCAACTACCTCACCCAGGAAGGAGCGACCAGCAGCCCTAACGGGGTTCGCCGCGCGATCTTCGCGTACAACCACGCCGACTGGTACGTCAACGACGTCCTCTTCTACGCCGCCGCCTACGGCGGTGGCACCGTCCTCGGCGGCGGCACCGACTGCGGCCCCACCCCTACTGGACCGAGCGGGCCGGGCGCCGGCAACCCCCAGCTCCCGCCGCTGACCGATGCCAGGCTGCGGACGGTCCTGGAGTGGGCGCTGAGCCAGGTGGGAGACCGGTACGTGATGGGCGCAGCCGGCCCTAACGCGTGGGACTGCTCCTCCTTCACCCAGACCGCCTACGCACAGATCGGCATCACCACCCCCCGCACCGCCCAAGCACAACGGGACTGGCTCGCCACCGGCAACGGCTACCGCGTCGACCCCACCCAGGCCCGACCCGCCGACCTGATCTTCTACGACTCCTACCTCGGGCCCAACACCATCGGGCACGTC
Proteins encoded in this region:
- a CDS encoding tyrosine-type recombinase/integrase: MQADLEVAVLVKAQRVLMPVTGVESWTVVDDDFGPVEAAERYLAFLSSIERSPNTVRAYAHSLALWLEFLALRRVDWASAGVEDVSRFVSWLRAPAANVIVLDAATARRSEATVNRHLAGVFGFYDFHARTGVALAESLVAWRRVPRGSFKPFLHHVTKGRPIATRPVKLKAPRRLPSTLSVEEVAVILGACTRLRDRFLLALLAETGIRVGQALGLRHSDLISRRCELRIVPRDDNANGARAKTKTVAVLPVSAPLVRLYSEYMHTEYGDLDSDYVFVNLFAAPVGRPLRYDAVAKLVARLRAGTGIEFSPHMLRHTRATELIRAGVPIEIVSNMLTHRSVVTTSETYVHLGVEDVRAELVRAGFWVERPATRPVLQADPS
- a CDS encoding tyrosine-type recombinase/integrase translates to MTIALHANRAGALSLLDKLGAAVRPEFAVDLIHIDPTHPVFARGQCRVTDCERGAWTKLLCNSHYGRWVHEGRHDLDLFAATTGPVVGGHSDRIDAFDLRGLPLQLRLEVAYSIQIRHDHRTIRLVPMMINRLVRLVSTARVDSLLDHGLERWTLLALEHGLTDTGGRAMGQLRFAWRQVLDLDEGIDAEAEFARDTWRAAALGARPSPKKVPPIRFDHIPQPWLREAIKRACRYRLGAGKAFGSVSIDERALRWFAGFLHHHHPDVDDASGISRQVLEHYLSWLTAAPQLSGNTTNTYLVILRSFLQACHRHDWMPGLSGHAALYLDELPPRPRPLPRFIPEFVMAQLEDPNNLALLPDETTRHLLILIQETGLRANDACLLEYNPVIVDSAGWPCLKYVNHKMSTEQLVPLSQRAADAVRAQQLHLSSRWPAGCPKLFPSPHANPDGAQPFSYATLRQRLADWQEKISLHDEAGQAVSVTAHQYRHTLGTRLINAGVPQHVVQKMLGHASPQMTARYATIHDATVRAAFDDYQQRRVDIHGDRLPFDPHGPSADAEWIKHNLARVQASLPNGYCGRPPQQDCPHPNACLTCPDFQTTTTFLPIHRRQHDDTLELIDLAEHRGNHRLADNHRKVADNLTRIISALETLETLGIHDAPAGQDTPDAR
- a CDS encoding DUF6262 family protein, whose protein sequence is MRADNTTALTAASRHRAESARERARAAIHTLDHAGTPITYAAVAHTAGVSRTLLYRDPQLREQINRLRAPATRSPRQPAAQRMSQASRDEQLTTLRQELHTLRAENHALRLQLATRIGQDRTAGRDAPVSDM
- a CDS encoding IS3 family transposase; translation: MLQITFNSLFKAELIRNKGPWAGIDDLEIATAEYADWFNRRRLHGEIGTIPPTEYKINYYAQNTATRTVEASVTSLR
- a CDS encoding SCO6880 family protein, translating into MGVIYSDYSRARIGWFFGLSGWQLGVVALGTLPVFWCIQAGSWAAAGLFLLLWAVVTAVTVTPVRGRSATGWIAASLAFALGGLTGWTRFRSAASHGRADTLDAADLPGVLAAVQIHDGPPMLRGGASFSRIAIIQNHATRTWAVTAAVVHPGIGLREPEDRDRYGRGLAELLDLASQTELVDEIILLVRTVPEDGAERDQWLTRHRRPLEHPPRESHGPRGLQGERVAQNASAAGLVGVRVINDELQQCLTRASVRTESFVTVVIPEGRLAKSARESGGGLEGRARVIYGVLAEIEAQLRGGLGMTAVTWLTSPELALACRTGFAPGDRAGIIDALAALAARTTQHDQPAGAASGHVDAPVYADVPWALAGPSGADPAVRHYSHDAWNSVSATVKLPVKGAAMGALLPVLTPADPGERRSLMVAYPILSSTAAGRQSATSEWAADIGEELRTKAKMKQTAKARDEADKVRRLDGKLASGNAMTRPYAVCTVTVPKTARASEFGRRLDASIRRAGFAPLRLDLAQDVAFAASTVPLGISLTRTKD
- a CDS encoding ATP-binding protein produces the protein MNHTWNPIRGPRGGHHRGHLGTDAGRGVARLLADFGHDLPSMPASGAAPKETRLFRSDSGSFLGQGPRRAGRGWAPASAPVSTWRMTSDQAPVLWPFIAAPGLPPTGAQMGVDLLSGGCFYADPLGWVLSDDVPVTNPNIFSFGKPGRGKSATTKAFCLRMTDFGYRILVLGDPKDEYEGLCRFFGVEPVAIGHGLPTRINPLAFGPLLQGWDDLSPAQAQGRAAVVFGRWLTLIRGLVGSQRIGEHRVPFGPTDEVVTKAALAHLTGYAAGHTTMRETTIPQLWHLLDTPTPELIAQCRYANERHFLDSTRLLRDALSQLVGGALAGLFDDHTTIDVDWAAPIQSLSLSRLEALGDDAVGIALTCLNSWGRGMREMAPPGDLRVVVRDESWKQLRLGPEALKSFDADLRLSRRDGDIQFAVAHKPSDLLSAGDAGSQAVAIAKDLLHLADITILHGQDVGVARELESLLGLRPMARDLVTGWAMQGKGRALWCVGEQHYKVQTILHPIERELTFTNQAITSAA